ACCGATATTTTCAGCGGCGGTAGATTCAAACAGGTCGGCGCCACGTCCGGCGCAGTCGCCCACATTGTCGCCCACTAGGTCGGCCACAACAGCCGGGTTCCGGGCATCATCCTCAGGAATGCCGGCTTCTACCTTGCCTACCAGGTCAGCGCCCACATCAGCGGCTTTGGTATAGATACCGCCGCCTAACTGGGCGAAAAGCGCCACAAAGCTGGCGCCGAAACCGAAACCAACAATCAATAGCGGTGCTTCCTTGGGATGGGTAAATCCGCCAAAGCCATAAAACAAGCCGGCCACACCCAGCAGGCTCAGAGCAGTAACTGCCAGGCCGGTCACCGCACCGCCGCGGAAAGACATCTGCAACGCGGCGTTTAAGGAGTTTCTTGCTGCTGAGGCAGTCCGCAGATTAGCGTTTACGGAAACGTACATACCAATAAATCCGGATAAGGCCGAACAAGCTGCGCCCAGAATGAAGGAGAGGGAAGTATGCCATCCTTCTTTGGTAATCAGCCCGAGAATGACAGCCACTACAATGCTGAGCATGGCAATGGTGCTGTACTGCCGCCGTAGGAAAGCCATTGCCCCTTGCCGGATAGCGGCGGCAATCTCCTGCATTTTTTCATCTCCGGCGTCGGCTTTGAAAACGTACAGCGTCAAATACACAATAACGCCTGCCGTCAGACCGCCAGACAATGGGATCATAAAGGTTAAATCCACTGTTTTATCCCTCCAGTTTCTGTACCAATGTATTCCAATATATACTATTCTATTTTATCACAAAAATCGAAATTATCAATTGCGCAATTGACCTAAAAGTAGTATGGATGTCAAATTTTACAACGAACTGGAAATAAACAACAGACTAACTTGTCAGAATTAAGATAGACAAGAGTATATGAATCAAGTATAATGATGGCTAAGAACTTTGGTCAAAGACGACTATTTTCTCTTGGAAGAGAAAATAGTCGTCTTTTGTCTCTTTACAAAAGGCAAAGTTCTGCGTTTCGTAGATATTGGTGGATGGAATGGGAATTCCACAATGAACAGAGGGGGATATGTATGCGTATGCATCAGAACAAAAAAACTGTACTGCCATTTTTCATCTTTTTGATTGCTCTATCCATGATCGCCGCCGGCTGCAGCTCGGTTTCCAAAGAATCACCCGCGGCAGCCAAAGAAGTCAAAATCGGCACTATTTTCCCGATGACCGGCGCCGCCGCCGTAACCGGCGTAGACCTGATGAACGGGATTCAGTTGGCTGCCGAAATCATCAATGGCGATTATCCTGATCTTGATTTGCCCCTGGCCAAAGGAACAGGACTGCCTAACCTGGGCGGAGCCAAACTGGTCATTGTTTCCGGTGATCATCAGGGATCGGCGGAAAAAGGCATGAGTGAAGCCGAGCGGCTGATTACTCAGGAAAAAGTCGTGGCTCTGATGGGGTCCTATCACAGCGCTGTGACGGCTACGGCCAGTCAGGTAGCCGAGCGCAATGGCATACCCTTTTTGAATGATTCTTCTACCTCGCCGTCTTTGGTCCAGCGGAATTTTAAATGGTTTTTCCGCACCACCCCTGATGACGATATGTTTGCCGATAACTTTTTTCAATTTATGAATGACCTGAAAGAAAAGAAACTGTTAAGCGAAGCCAAACTGGGTATCATTTATGAAAATACGCTGTGGGGCAGCGACGTAGGCAAGGCTGAGAACCGTTTCGCCGGGCAATATGGTTATACCGTGGCCACCGACATGGCCTATCCGGCCAAAAGCACGAATGTGACCAGTGAAGTGCAGAAACTGAAAGCCAGCGGCTCCAATATCCTGCTGCAGGCTTCCTATGCTTCCGATGCAATTCTCTATATGAAGGCATACAAAGAACTGGATTACAATCCGGATGCTATTCTGGCTATGGATGCCGGTTTTATCGACACTGAGTTCCTCAAAGCACTGGGCAAAGACGGCGAATACATTTTCAGCCGTGAAGTCTGGGCCCTGGACCTGGCCAAGAACAAACCGATCGTTGAAAAGGTGAATGCTCTCTACAAGCAAAAATACGGGGTCAATATGAATGGCAATACCGCCCGGGCCTTTACCGGCGTTATGGTGCTGGCGGATGCCATCAACCGCGCCGGATCTACAGACCCTGCCGCCATTAAAAAAGCGCTGGAAGAAACCAATATTCCGGCCAATCAGCTGATCATGCCCTGGAAAGGCGTGAAATTTGATCCGGCCACCCACCAAAATATTCTGGGGTCCGGCATCATCGTTCAGATCCAAAACGGCGAATATGTCACGGTGTGGCCCTGGAACCTGGCTTCCGAGGATATTGTCTGGCCGATGCCTAAATGGAGCGAACGCAAATAACTTGACTGAATGGGGGGCGATAGGCCCCCTCCGTTATTTTGATAAATACCATTGTCTGCATGGGGAGGGGATAAAATTGGGGGAAATGTTAGAGGGAGTCTTGCTGCAAACCGTAGCGAGCGGCCTGTTGTGGGGGTGCATTTACGCACTGATCGCTCTGGGTCTGACCATCATTTATGGTGTGATGAATATTGTCAATTTTGCTCATGGTGATTTTTTCATGATCAGTATGTTTCTGGCTTATGCATTCAGCCTGGTGCTGGGGCTTACGCCTCTGGCCTCACTGCCTCTGGTTACCGCCTGCCTGTTTGTGGTGGGGGTAGTCAGCTACAAAGGCTTGATCAAGCCGGTATTGAACGCGCCGCCTTTGGCGCAGATTTTTGCCACCTTTGGCCTGATGATCTTTCTCCGCGGCCTGGCTCAGTTTATTTTCGGTGCTGACTATCGCACCATTAGCAATGTGGCGGCCAGCGGCCGGATCGATTTAGGCGGAATTTTTGTCGCCATACCACAGTTGATTGCCGCTGCCGGCGCAGTTGTCATGTTTGTGACGGTTTATCTCTTTATCACCAAAACCCGTACCGGCTGGGCTCTGATGGCGGTGGCAGAAAATAAACAGGCCGCCGCTCTGATGGGAATTGACGGTGACAAAATGTTCGCCCTGGCCTGGGGTTTGGGCGCGGCCTGCGTGGGAGTGGCCGGCTCGCTGCTGGCCAATTTCTACTATGTATTTCCTGAAGTCGGCGCCGTGTTTGGCTTTCTGGCCTTCGTGACGGTGGCGCTGGGGGGGTTCGGCAGCATTTCCGGAGCCTTCTTCGCCGGCCTGATTATCGGCTTGACCGAAGCCCTGGCCGGCATACTGATCGATCCTTCCCTGAAATACGTGGTGGTGTTTATGATCTATTTACTGGTCATGCTGTTTAGGCCCAGGGGACTCCTGGGCAATGCATAAAGTGAGGTGGGAAAGTCATGAAAGAGCATAAATATCATATTATTGCCGCCGCCGTTTTTGGCACCCTGCTTCTCTTCCCCCAGGTGATTAATCAGTCCTTTTACCTGCATCTGATGATCCTGGTTTTTCTCTACGCTCTGCTGGGAGGGGCCTGGAATATGATCGGCGGTTACGCCGGTCAGGCCTCTTTGGGGCATGCAGTGTACTTTGCCATTGGCGCCTATACCTCTACCATGATGACGCTGGAGTTTGGCATTAATCCCTGGATCGGGATGCTGACCGGCGCAGTGCTGGCGGTATTGGTGTCGGCGGCGCTGGGGTATCCCTGCTTTCGCATCAAAGGCCACTATTTCGTTATTGCCACCATTGCCCTGGGTGAGATTGCCTTTGTGCTCTTTACCAACTGGGAATGGGTTGGCGGCGCGGTAGGCAAGCACCTGCCGATTCTGTCCACCAATTTCATTGATTTTCAGTTTGCCGGCAAAATGCCCTATTATTATGTGGCACTGACACTTTTGACTCTGCAGGTGGCTTTTACTTACTTTATGGAAAAAAGCCATTTTGAATATTATTTCCAGGCAATCCGGAAAGATGAAGATACCGCCCGCAGCCTGGGGATTAACATTACCCGCTATAAAATGTTCGCCATGGCTTTCAGCGCTCTTTTTATGGCTTTCGGCGGCACCTTTTACGCTCAATACCTGCTGTATATCGACCCGGAAAGCGTGCTGCCGATGATGTTGTCCATCCAGGTCTGCCTAATCGCTATACTGGGCGGCATTGGCACTGTATTCGGCCCGGTGCTGGGCGCTTTTATCATGATTCCCCTGGCTGAATTCAGCCGCGCCTGGTTTGGCGGCAGCGGCAGCGCCCTGGATCTGGTGATGTACGGATTGTTGATCATGGTGTTTGCGGTAATGAAGCCCAGCGGCCTGATGGGCTTTATTACCGGGAAATAGGTAAGAGAGACGCCCTGCGTCTCTAAACAATGAAGAATTTAAGGGACTTCGCGTCTCATAGCGCATCACCCGCTGTTGCCACTAGCCAAAAAGTCCTGAATTCTGATAGGGGGGAAGCATGAATTTTTTTCAAGTGGAAAATTTAACAAAAAAATTTGGCGGTCTCACTGCCAACAGCGATGTCAGCGTGAATGTGGAAAAGGGCCGGATCGTGGGCATTATCGGCCCCAATGGAGCCGGCAAGAGCACCTTTTTTGGCACGGTATCCGGCTTTTATAAGCCGGATGGCGGCCGTATCCTGTTTGAAGGAAAGGACATCAGCGGCCGCCCGCCGGAAGACACCTGCCGGCTTGGTATTGCCCGGACCTTTCAAATCGTACGGCCACTTAGTTCCTTGTCGGTTCTGGATAATATCCTGGTAGGCGCTTTTCTGCGGGATAAAAACAAGAAGAAGGCGGTGGCGCGGGCCGAAGAGGTATTGGAATTAAGCGGCCTCAAGGAATTGCGCCGTCAGCCGGCTGCTTCCCTGACCATCGCCGACAAGAAGAGGCTGGAATTGGCCCGGGCTCTGGCTACCCGGCCCAAGCTGCTGTTATTGGATGAAGTGATGGCCGGCCTGACGCCCAAGGAGACCCAGGATGCGGTAGAATTGATTAAAAGCATCAATAAGCGGGGTATCACCTTGTTCGTGGTGGAACATGTCATGGAAGTGATCATGCCCATCTCCGATAAAGTCATCGTGCTGGACGGGGGCCGCAAAATCGCGGAAGGTCTGCCCGAGGCAGTGGCCAATGATCCGGAAGTGATAAAAGCCTATTTGGGGGAGAGGTATTATGCTGCAGGTAGTTGACCTTAAACTGGGATATAAAGGAATTCCGGCCATCCAGGGAGTATCTTTCGCGGTGAAGGCCGGTGAGGTGGTGGCCATTGTCGGCGCCAACGGCGCCGGAAAATCCACCCTGATACGCGGCATTTCCGGTCTGCTGCCCGCCATGGACGGCTCCATTGTCTTTCAGGGAACAACCATCAGCAATTGGCCGGCCCACCGTATTGTCGGCCAGGGGATTGCCCATGTGCCGGAAGGCCGTCTGACCTTCGCCCGCATGACGGTGGAGCAGAATCTGGCGCTGGGAGCTTTTACTGTGCCGAACAAGGCCAAGCAGGAAAAGCTCTATGCAGAGGTCTATGACATGTTTCCCCGTCTGGCGGAGCGCAGGCAGCAAATTGCGGGAACCTTGTCCGGCGGCGAGCAGCAGATGCTGGCCATTGCCCGGGGCCTGATGTCCGATCCCAGGCTGATTCTGCTGGACGAACCCTCTCTGGGACTGGCGCCTAAGCTGGTTTCCCAGATATTCGGCCTCATCGCAACGATTAAACAACATG
This genomic window from Acetonema longum DSM 6540 contains:
- a CDS encoding ABC transporter ATP-binding protein, with translation MLQVVDLKLGYKGIPAIQGVSFAVKAGEVVAIVGANGAGKSTLIRGISGLLPAMDGSIVFQGTTISNWPAHRIVGQGIAHVPEGRLTFARMTVEQNLALGAFTVPNKAKQEKLYAEVYDMFPRLAERRQQIAGTLSGGEQQMLAIARGLMSDPRLILLDEPSLGLAPKLVSQIFGLIATIKQHGKTILLVEQNVHEALELADRAYVLQTGRMVTEGSGRELLGSELVRKAYLGI
- a CDS encoding ABC transporter substrate-binding protein translates to MRMHQNKKTVLPFFIFLIALSMIAAGCSSVSKESPAAAKEVKIGTIFPMTGAAAVTGVDLMNGIQLAAEIINGDYPDLDLPLAKGTGLPNLGGAKLVIVSGDHQGSAEKGMSEAERLITQEKVVALMGSYHSAVTATASQVAERNGIPFLNDSSTSPSLVQRNFKWFFRTTPDDDMFADNFFQFMNDLKEKKLLSEAKLGIIYENTLWGSDVGKAENRFAGQYGYTVATDMAYPAKSTNVTSEVQKLKASGSNILLQASYASDAILYMKAYKELDYNPDAILAMDAGFIDTEFLKALGKDGEYIFSREVWALDLAKNKPIVEKVNALYKQKYGVNMNGNTARAFTGVMVLADAINRAGSTDPAAIKKALEETNIPANQLIMPWKGVKFDPATHQNILGSGIIVQIQNGEYVTVWPWNLASEDIVWPMPKWSERK
- a CDS encoding branched-chain amino acid ABC transporter permease; translation: MKEHKYHIIAAAVFGTLLLFPQVINQSFYLHLMILVFLYALLGGAWNMIGGYAGQASLGHAVYFAIGAYTSTMMTLEFGINPWIGMLTGAVLAVLVSAALGYPCFRIKGHYFVIATIALGEIAFVLFTNWEWVGGAVGKHLPILSTNFIDFQFAGKMPYYYVALTLLTLQVAFTYFMEKSHFEYYFQAIRKDEDTARSLGINITRYKMFAMAFSALFMAFGGTFYAQYLLYIDPESVLPMMLSIQVCLIAILGGIGTVFGPVLGAFIMIPLAEFSRAWFGGSGSALDLVMYGLLIMVFAVMKPSGLMGFITGK
- a CDS encoding branched-chain amino acid ABC transporter permease, which codes for MLEGVLLQTVASGLLWGCIYALIALGLTIIYGVMNIVNFAHGDFFMISMFLAYAFSLVLGLTPLASLPLVTACLFVVGVVSYKGLIKPVLNAPPLAQIFATFGLMIFLRGLAQFIFGADYRTISNVAASGRIDLGGIFVAIPQLIAAAGAVVMFVTVYLFITKTRTGWALMAVAENKQAAALMGIDGDKMFALAWGLGAACVGVAGSLLANFYYVFPEVGAVFGFLAFVTVALGGFGSISGAFFAGLIIGLTEALAGILIDPSLKYVVVFMIYLLVMLFRPRGLLGNA
- a CDS encoding ABC transporter ATP-binding protein, translating into MNFFQVENLTKKFGGLTANSDVSVNVEKGRIVGIIGPNGAGKSTFFGTVSGFYKPDGGRILFEGKDISGRPPEDTCRLGIARTFQIVRPLSSLSVLDNILVGAFLRDKNKKKAVARAEEVLELSGLKELRRQPAASLTIADKKRLELARALATRPKLLLLDEVMAGLTPKETQDAVELIKSINKRGITLFVVEHVMEVIMPISDKVIVLDGGRKIAEGLPEAVANDPEVIKAYLGERYYAAGS